In a single window of the Leptospira wolffii serovar Khorat str. Khorat-H2 genome:
- a CDS encoding Yip1 family protein, which produces MNSIRIFLSDSWKFLLRPREQIAKASYQGHLSVATRTFVSVLFAYTLSRFSFQKIGLLYVFSGGSISRLLFQAVLPDSLYGILNCILLSVLYLAVVGGIFYGVSRLSSVRSDFRPSLEFAAGISFLLIFWGFLDFLSPRGIFGSVLYIVFFIYLSYVSILVLFYGIKAERRISLIGGLAIGLIAYGISLYGVRNEMDGFIRPPEPEIVTPEEEMERIKDAEDTIRKLEEARRARGYKE; this is translated from the coding sequence ATGAATTCGATTCGAATTTTTCTCTCCGACTCCTGGAAATTCCTATTAAGGCCGAGGGAGCAGATCGCAAAAGCTTCCTACCAAGGCCATCTATCCGTAGCGACCCGAACTTTCGTCTCCGTTCTATTCGCGTATACTCTGAGTCGTTTTTCCTTCCAGAAAATCGGCTTACTCTACGTTTTTTCCGGCGGTTCCATTTCCAGGCTTCTTTTTCAGGCTGTCCTTCCGGATTCCCTTTACGGAATTTTAAATTGCATTCTACTCTCCGTACTTTATTTGGCGGTCGTTGGCGGGATCTTTTACGGAGTTTCCAGATTGTCTTCGGTGAGATCGGATTTTCGTCCGTCCTTAGAATTCGCCGCCGGTATATCTTTCCTGTTAATATTCTGGGGTTTCCTGGATTTCCTTTCTCCGAGGGGGATATTCGGAAGCGTACTTTATATCGTTTTCTTTATATACCTTTCCTACGTTTCGATCTTAGTCCTATTCTACGGAATCAAGGCGGAGAGAAGAATCAGCCTCATCGGAGGATTGGCGATAGGACTCATCGCCTACGGCATATCTCTCTACGGGGTTAGGAACGAGATGGACGGATTCATTCGACCTCCCGAACCGGAAATAGTGACCCCGGAAGAGGAAATGGAAAGAATCAAAGACGCGGAAGATACGATTCGAAAATTGGAAGAAGCTCGGCGAGCCCGGGGATACAAAGAATAA
- a CDS encoding diguanylate cyclase: MPKRSEKRKSTDPKFPFLGLFPLFLLFSLVLFFPQNSFSEENRTTSEPIFLDSHSPRRIYLKSTLSYLKDVSGSLTWQELSGGESDLEFKKHPDRIPGFGYDSSPYWLKFEVETEEPLSEERFLVLEYPHIDYIDVFWRDSKNREGEYHTGDMLPFRERPIKDRYFVFPLPLEDKGRVEVMLRVKSEGSLSLPLQLVTKSELESSSRISLLLNGMYFGALGVMVFYNFFLLLGIREKAYLYYVFLIAGVTYFTIMISGYGFWLLLPNSPRFVNSSFITVTCIIMISLGLFAEEYLQTRNLHPITHKIIRGFTGIWIVCLFLPFFVPLQYLLPVSAILPIGEILLLIVISVIQTVRKDRKATIFLSAWVLSLIGTIIFSLNKLGFYDSEEVASGMLKLGLLSNVILLSLGLVDRINTFRKEKDEYKERADKLLELSLLDPLTGVANRRFFDQELEREWNRSLRTERPLSVLMIDVDFFKAYNDTYGHLKGDQVLEQVAQSLKECLNRSSDMIARFGGEEFAVILPDTPVEGAIVVALNMLQTVEDMGIEHSQSTFTRVTVSIGVSSNTDHDIHSYQELLGLADKNLYDAKAFGRNHIRH, translated from the coding sequence ATGCCGAAGCGTTCGGAGAAACGAAAATCTACGGATCCGAAATTTCCATTCCTTGGACTTTTCCCTCTATTTCTTCTTTTTTCTCTAGTCTTATTCTTTCCTCAAAATTCCTTTTCGGAAGAAAACCGAACTACATCGGAGCCCATTTTTCTGGACTCCCATTCTCCCCGGAGGATCTATTTAAAATCGACTTTATCCTATTTAAAGGACGTATCCGGATCGCTAACCTGGCAGGAGCTCTCGGGAGGAGAATCGGATCTGGAATTCAAGAAACATCCGGATAGGATTCCGGGTTTCGGATACGACTCTTCTCCTTATTGGCTTAAATTCGAAGTAGAGACGGAAGAGCCTCTCTCGGAAGAACGCTTTCTAGTTTTAGAATATCCTCATATAGATTATATCGACGTCTTCTGGAGAGACTCCAAAAACAGAGAGGGCGAATATCATACCGGAGATATGCTTCCCTTTCGGGAAAGACCGATCAAGGACAGGTATTTCGTATTCCCCCTCCCCTTGGAAGATAAGGGCAGAGTGGAGGTTATGCTCCGGGTCAAGTCCGAGGGCTCCCTTTCCCTTCCTCTGCAATTAGTCACTAAAAGTGAGTTGGAATCCTCCTCCCGTATTTCTCTTCTATTGAACGGAATGTATTTCGGCGCCTTGGGAGTAATGGTCTTTTATAATTTCTTCCTACTACTGGGCATCCGGGAAAAAGCGTATTTATATTACGTATTTCTAATCGCCGGAGTCACCTATTTTACGATCATGATTTCCGGCTACGGATTCTGGCTACTTCTTCCGAATTCTCCCCGATTCGTTAACTCCTCTTTTATCACGGTCACATGTATCATCATGATTTCTCTGGGTCTATTCGCCGAAGAATATCTGCAGACCAGAAATCTCCATCCGATCACACATAAGATCATCCGAGGATTTACAGGCATTTGGATCGTATGCTTATTTTTGCCCTTTTTCGTCCCGCTCCAATATCTGCTACCGGTTAGCGCCATTCTTCCGATCGGGGAGATACTGCTACTGATCGTCATATCGGTCATCCAGACGGTGCGCAAGGATAGAAAGGCGACCATTTTTCTAAGCGCCTGGGTCTTAAGCTTGATCGGGACCATCATATTCTCCCTAAACAAGTTGGGATTTTACGATTCCGAAGAAGTGGCTTCGGGAATGTTAAAACTGGGTTTATTGAGCAACGTTATTCTACTCTCTCTCGGACTCGTGGATCGTATCAATACTTTCCGAAAAGAAAAAGACGAGTATAAGGAAAGGGCGGACAAACTCTTAGAACTTTCCCTCTTGGATCCTCTTACCGGAGTGGCCAACCGTAGATTCTTCGACCAGGAATTGGAAAGAGAATGGAACCGTTCCCTGAGAACGGAGAGACCCTTGTCGGTCCTCATGATAGACGTGGACTTTTTCAAAGCGTATAATGATACTTACGGGCACTTAAAGGGAGATCAAGTTCTAGAACAAGTAGCTCAATCCTTGAAGGAATGTTTGAATCGTTCTTCGGATATGATCGCGCGCTTCGGCGGGGAAGAATTCGCGGTCATACTACCCGATACTCCGGTGGAAGGTGCGATCGTAGTCGCCTTAAATATGCTACAGACCGTCGAGGATATGGGCATCGAACATTCTCAAAGCACGTTCACTCGGGTCACCGTTTCCATAGGCGTATCCAGCAATACGGATCACGATATCCATTCTTACCAGGAGTTACTGGGCCTAGCGGATAAGAATCTGTATGACGCGAAGGCATTCGGCAGAAATCATATACGTCATTGA
- a CDS encoding FMN-binding glutamate synthase family protein, which yields MSEETILEYWQIFDAHAWLFWSILTFVFLVVVFIHDLLQRKHTIKHNFPIVGHIRYLFEKIGPELRQYWVANDKEEMPFNRAERSWVYATSKMQNNNFGFGTTELLYDAGYPIIKHAAFPFADSKATYVEGDPSMIPALKVMGEFHNRKKLYRPASVVNISAMSYGSLGERAVSALNQGAKLARCYHNTGEGGLSPYHTFGADVMWQLGTGYFGARDHSGKFSMDVFLRKIEENPNVRAIEIKLSQGAKPGKGGILPGAKVTKEIAEIRGIKPGEDCISPNAHTEFDDVNSLIEFIEKIAGLSGLPVGIKSAVGETKFWEELAARMKETGKGPDFITIDGGEGGTGAAPLTFTDHVSLPFKVGFARVYKIFQREKLSSRMLWIGSGKLGFPDRTIVAFAMGCDLIHVAREAMMSIGCIQAQKCHTGHCPAGVATQSKWLQAGLDVELKAKRAANYIKGFRKELLSVAHACGYEHPLQFTGNDIEIGAGQNRFRTLSEVLEYERDPVRFTTMLDYASYIPDKK from the coding sequence ATGTCAGAAGAAACGATCTTGGAATATTGGCAAATTTTCGACGCTCACGCTTGGCTCTTTTGGTCCATCCTAACCTTCGTCTTTTTGGTAGTCGTATTCATCCACGATCTCCTGCAAAGAAAACACACGATTAAACACAATTTTCCCATCGTAGGTCATATCCGTTACCTATTCGAAAAGATAGGTCCGGAGCTCAGGCAATACTGGGTCGCAAACGATAAGGAAGAAATGCCCTTCAATCGCGCTGAGCGATCCTGGGTATATGCAACTTCCAAGATGCAAAATAATAATTTCGGGTTCGGAACTACGGAATTATTATACGACGCGGGATATCCCATTATCAAACACGCCGCTTTTCCTTTTGCGGACAGTAAGGCGACTTATGTGGAAGGGGATCCTTCCATGATTCCCGCACTGAAGGTGATGGGAGAGTTCCATAATCGCAAGAAACTGTATCGTCCCGCATCCGTAGTAAATATTTCCGCTATGTCGTACGGTTCCTTGGGCGAGAGGGCCGTTTCCGCATTGAACCAAGGCGCCAAACTCGCACGTTGCTACCACAATACGGGAGAAGGAGGCTTAAGTCCCTATCATACCTTCGGAGCGGACGTTATGTGGCAATTGGGAACCGGTTATTTCGGAGCCCGGGACCATAGCGGAAAATTCTCCATGGACGTTTTCTTAAGAAAGATAGAGGAGAATCCGAACGTTCGGGCCATAGAAATCAAACTCTCCCAGGGAGCCAAACCTGGAAAAGGAGGGATCCTGCCCGGCGCCAAAGTGACCAAGGAAATCGCGGAAATCAGGGGAATCAAACCTGGAGAAGATTGTATTTCGCCTAACGCACATACCGAGTTCGACGATGTGAATAGTTTGATCGAATTCATTGAGAAAATCGCGGGTCTCTCGGGACTTCCCGTAGGAATCAAAAGCGCCGTGGGAGAAACCAAATTTTGGGAGGAACTAGCCGCGAGAATGAAGGAGACCGGTAAAGGTCCCGATTTCATCACCATCGACGGAGGAGAAGGAGGGACCGGTGCGGCTCCCCTCACCTTTACGGATCATGTGTCCCTTCCGTTCAAAGTAGGTTTCGCAAGAGTCTATAAAATCTTCCAAAGGGAAAAACTATCCAGCCGTATGCTTTGGATCGGTAGCGGTAAGCTGGGCTTTCCGGATAGAACCATCGTGGCCTTTGCAATGGGTTGCGATCTGATCCACGTCGCAAGAGAAGCCATGATGTCCATAGGATGCATTCAGGCTCAAAAATGTCATACGGGACATTGTCCCGCAGGGGTCGCTACCCAGAGCAAATGGTTACAAGCCGGTCTAGATGTGGAATTGAAAGCGAAGCGGGCGGCAAATTACATAAAAGGATTCCGAAAAGAATTACTTTCGGTAGCGCATGCCTGCGGATACGAACATCCTCTCCAATTTACCGGTAACGATATAGAAATCGGAGCCGGGCAAAATCGTTTCCGAACTCTTTCCGAAGTTTTGGAATATGAGCGGGATCCGGTAAGATTCACGACTATGTTGGATTACGCGAGTTATATCCCCGACAAAAAATAG
- a CDS encoding acyl-CoA thioesterase: MARIQVDVPERLSWSTSLRIRIYDTNFAGHLAHDKVVSLLHEARARLFKEKECSELDVDGLGIILTDLVVEYKAEAFFGDEVLVEIGAGDFSSKGCDLYYRMIHTDGPIKGKIICKAKTGLVFMDYSSRTVSPIPETFKSWFK, encoded by the coding sequence ATGGCCAGAATACAAGTAGACGTTCCGGAACGACTTTCTTGGTCCACTAGTTTAAGAATCAGAATTTACGACACCAACTTTGCCGGGCATTTGGCTCACGACAAAGTAGTATCTTTACTACACGAAGCCAGGGCGAGATTATTTAAGGAAAAAGAATGCTCGGAACTGGATGTGGATGGACTCGGAATCATCCTGACCGACCTTGTGGTGGAATATAAAGCGGAAGCATTCTTCGGAGACGAAGTTCTCGTGGAAATCGGAGCGGGAGATTTTAGCTCAAAGGGTTGCGACCTATATTATCGTATGATCCATACCGACGGTCCGATCAAAGGAAAGATCATATGTAAGGCTAAAACAGGACTCGTGTTTATGGATTATTCCAGTAGAACCGTGAGTCCGATTCCGGAAACCTTCAAAAGTTGGTTTAAATAG
- a CDS encoding UDP-2,3-diacylglucosamine diphosphatase, which yields MKFRRGRIYEGFFISDIHYLLNKKIKTHKHKELFQLLDHLDRKNIRFENLYLVGDIIESWFFSADRRLRRVKGKKRFNKLFDRLDKLSAGTGSGKKYYIVGNHDTTSYLMRLSPNVENYLRERNWIVCEKAENDVLIALHGHQGQYNKFTWMGSILVLRILHVFASIFPALFKFSENFYQNHLNRQDPSTIEETLHYYQRLSKITHQGKKVLISGHTHDFLCIPKINIINTGDWVKSNTFVIQNGRKFLGIKMTARKEFKKEFVLKA from the coding sequence ATGAAATTCCGGAGAGGGAGAATCTACGAAGGCTTTTTCATTTCGGATATCCATTACCTCCTAAACAAAAAAATCAAGACCCATAAGCATAAGGAACTTTTCCAGCTACTGGATCATCTGGATCGGAAAAATATCCGTTTCGAGAATCTTTACCTAGTCGGTGATATCATAGAAAGTTGGTTCTTTAGCGCGGATAGACGTTTGCGCCGAGTTAAAGGAAAGAAAAGGTTCAATAAACTTTTCGACCGGTTGGACAAGCTTTCCGCGGGTACGGGTAGCGGCAAAAAATATTATATCGTCGGTAATCACGACACCACTTCCTACCTCATGAGGTTGTCCCCGAATGTGGAAAACTATCTGCGGGAAAGGAATTGGATCGTATGCGAGAAGGCGGAAAACGACGTCCTAATCGCTCTACATGGGCATCAGGGCCAATATAATAAATTCACTTGGATGGGTTCCATTCTAGTTTTAAGAATTTTGCATGTATTCGCTTCCATTTTCCCTGCTTTGTTCAAATTTTCCGAGAATTTCTACCAAAATCACTTAAACCGCCAGGATCCTAGCACGATAGAGGAGACTCTGCATTATTATCAGAGACTTTCCAAAATCACTCACCAAGGTAAGAAAGTTCTGATCTCCGGTCACACTCACGATTTTCTCTGCATTCCCAAGATCAATATCATCAACACCGGGGACTGGGTCAAAAGCAACACGTTCGTAATTCAAAACGGACGAAAATTTCTGGGCATCAAGATGACCGCTAGAAAAGAGTTCAAAAAAGAATTCGTCCTAAAAGCCTAA
- a CDS encoding DoxX family protein codes for MVALTQTTKNRISTTLAVFSALVFIQTLFFKFTGASESVKIFSTLGIEPWGRIGTGSVEFIIATLLVFPASRFIGALVGFGLMVGAVLSHLLFLGIVVDDDGGLLFILAVLVLLSCITIINLEWDRRPPT; via the coding sequence ATGGTGGCTTTGACCCAGACTACGAAAAACCGTATTTCCACAACTCTGGCCGTATTTTCGGCCTTGGTTTTCATTCAGACTTTATTCTTCAAATTCACCGGTGCCAGCGAATCGGTGAAAATATTCTCCACTTTAGGTATCGAGCCCTGGGGCCGAATCGGCACCGGCTCCGTAGAGTTCATCATCGCTACATTGCTCGTCTTTCCCGCTTCCCGATTCATCGGGGCTTTAGTCGGCTTCGGACTGATGGTTGGTGCCGTACTTTCTCACCTTCTCTTCTTAGGAATCGTAGTGGACGACGACGGAGGATTATTATTTATCCTAGCGGTTTTGGTCCTGCTGTCCTGCATCACTATCATAAATTTAGAATGGGACCGACGCCCCCCGACCTAA
- a CDS encoding DUF1801 domain-containing protein, with translation MKDKKFVKFQNQDIAEIFADYPAELRERLLYLRGLIFQVASETEGVGRIEEVIKWGQPSYITPESKSGSTIRIDKNKAEENGFAIFFHCQTNLISSFRKKFRQEFRFEGDRSILFTTKTKIPEKALKECIADALTYHSRKKQSASQKSSR, from the coding sequence ATGAAAGATAAGAAATTCGTGAAATTTCAGAACCAAGACATAGCTGAAATATTCGCCGATTATCCTGCTGAGTTAAGGGAGCGACTTTTATACTTGCGCGGACTGATTTTCCAAGTCGCATCCGAAACCGAAGGCGTGGGACGGATAGAGGAGGTGATCAAATGGGGCCAACCGAGTTATATCACTCCCGAATCCAAGAGTGGAAGTACGATCCGGATAGATAAAAACAAAGCCGAGGAGAACGGTTTTGCCATATTCTTTCATTGCCAGACCAATCTGATCTCCTCCTTTCGAAAAAAATTCAGACAGGAATTCCGATTCGAAGGAGATAGGAGCATTCTGTTTACTACAAAAACCAAAATCCCGGAAAAAGCGCTGAAAGAATGCATCGCGGACGCTTTGACTTATCACTCCAGAAAAAAGCAATCCGCTTCGCAGAAATCCTCCCGTTAA
- a CDS encoding AMP-dependent synthetase/ligase: MMKSSSEAFSNSPAQFFKPDGKTYKSLAFRELNDLVVRIGLGLVSIGAQKGQNIGLIADSGHRWIWVSLGITNIGSVDVPRGTDSTIEDLVYILNHAKTEVCFAGNSEVVRKISANADAFPHLKTVILFEPSSHPFSKTPFRILHLDDLISLGDRWIQEKGELEFHKRGESVRETDLATIVYTSGTTGRPKGVMLSHRNIIFNVNMSLSLDDIRITPADRTMAYLPPWHIAERLIETACIRAGASEAFTSISSLGQDLQDIKPTFLLSVPRVWESFYNKVQDKLKDASPVGKFLFKTFQSVASSYYTYKSRLVGLEFTLHKRNLLLEIVYRSVAFFGALLYFVPNILAQALFSKIRKSLGGNLKFAISGAGALPEYIDRFFNSIGIPILEGYGMTETSGASTRRRLDRISVGTLGKCIPGVEIKILDEKGEEIHEPGIKGIAWHRGDHIMQGYYLDPEKTAETIKDGWLNSGDLLLWTAQGELKYAGRAKDTIVLLGGENLEPEPIEFALTQSELVLQAMVVGHDQKVLGALLVPDWDVLDKQLREWKSRLLQEIEDPNSDPDVRELFKKEIKERVSAKNGFKNFEKVSNFYLLPKKFEPGDELTMTMKIRRNVVSDKYKDQIEELYR; this comes from the coding sequence ATGATGAAATCCTCTTCGGAAGCGTTTTCGAATTCTCCCGCTCAATTCTTCAAACCTGACGGCAAAACATACAAATCCCTAGCGTTCCGAGAATTGAACGATTTGGTAGTGCGTATAGGATTAGGACTCGTTTCGATCGGTGCGCAAAAAGGTCAGAATATAGGGTTAATCGCGGACTCGGGACATCGTTGGATCTGGGTTAGTTTAGGAATTACGAATATAGGGAGCGTGGACGTGCCTAGGGGAACGGATTCCACGATAGAAGATCTCGTATATATTCTAAATCATGCAAAGACAGAGGTATGTTTTGCAGGGAATTCCGAGGTAGTTCGTAAGATTTCGGCAAATGCGGACGCCTTTCCTCACTTAAAAACGGTCATCTTATTCGAACCCTCCTCCCATCCCTTTTCCAAGACTCCTTTCCGAATCCTACATTTGGACGACTTGATTTCCTTGGGGGACAGATGGATTCAAGAAAAAGGAGAATTAGAATTTCATAAAAGAGGAGAATCCGTTCGCGAAACGGATCTGGCGACGATCGTATATACTTCCGGCACCACAGGAAGGCCCAAAGGCGTTATGCTTTCCCATCGGAATATAATCTTCAACGTAAACATGTCCCTTTCTCTGGATGATATCCGAATCACACCTGCCGATAGGACCATGGCTTATTTGCCTCCTTGGCATATTGCGGAAAGATTGATAGAAACCGCATGTATCCGCGCCGGAGCCTCAGAAGCGTTTACCTCCATTTCCAGTCTGGGGCAGGATTTACAGGATATCAAGCCTACCTTTCTGCTTTCCGTACCAAGAGTTTGGGAGAGTTTCTATAATAAGGTTCAGGACAAACTCAAGGACGCTTCTCCCGTAGGCAAGTTTCTGTTTAAGACCTTTCAATCGGTCGCCTCCTCCTATTACACTTATAAGAGTAGGCTCGTAGGCCTCGAATTCACTTTACATAAACGGAATTTACTTTTGGAGATCGTTTACCGTTCCGTAGCCTTCTTCGGAGCGCTCTTATACTTCGTTCCGAACATTCTCGCCCAGGCGCTATTCTCCAAAATCCGCAAAAGTCTGGGAGGAAATCTGAAATTCGCGATCTCCGGAGCCGGGGCCTTACCCGAATACATCGATCGATTCTTCAATTCCATAGGTATCCCTATTTTGGAAGGTTACGGTATGACCGAGACCAGCGGAGCGTCTACGAGAAGAAGATTGGATCGGATCTCCGTCGGAACCCTGGGCAAATGTATCCCAGGCGTCGAGATCAAGATTTTGGACGAAAAAGGAGAGGAAATCCACGAACCCGGGATCAAAGGTATCGCCTGGCATCGAGGGGATCATATCATGCAAGGGTATTATCTGGATCCGGAAAAAACGGCAGAGACGATCAAAGACGGTTGGTTGAATTCGGGAGATCTTCTCTTATGGACCGCCCAGGGCGAATTGAAATACGCGGGAAGAGCTAAGGATACCATCGTACTCCTGGGAGGAGAAAATCTGGAGCCTGAGCCGATCGAATTCGCACTCACACAAAGCGAGTTAGTACTACAAGCGATGGTTGTTGGACACGACCAAAAGGTACTCGGCGCCCTACTCGTTCCGGATTGGGATGTTTTGGACAAACAATTGAGAGAATGGAAATCCAGACTCTTACAGGAGATCGAAGATCCTAACTCGGATCCGGACGTAAGAGAACTATTCAAGAAGGAAATCAAGGAAAGAGTCTCCGCCAAAAACGGATTCAAGAATTTCGAGAAAGTTTCCAACTTCTATCTATTGCCTAAAAAATTCGAGCCGGGAGACGAACTCACGATGACGATGAAGATCAGAAGAAACGTCGTCTCTGATAAATATAAGGACCAAATCGAAGAATTATATAGATAA
- a CDS encoding porin has product MSSHSISKPIRSRFIPSGVTVLLTCTLLLPSLSPESKENTAASVPTNKTKKKKKIGKEIATVQAKPQDNVLLDMDFGKGISLQTPDLQSFLNIRARLQERATETIVHEQDDTREETELQTRRARLTLAGNFLGKDWQYYIQFSFSNLDMEKDRPVPLRDASISYTGFRNANLKIGQMKVPFNRQRFISDGVQEFVDRTMANDELNLDRDVGILVSSGDLFGLDRFGYSAGIFGGDGRNRTSEASGVLLSGKLTYFPIRTFQDNGEPDLKRTDRPNLSFSLMGASNRNTNRDHSTFGNTYEFARFDYSHAGAEFLFQWKGVSVSGESVARKANSPFVEKTIGTETHREYSRSVKGGFLQIGYLFPNNLGVAIRYSEYRPWGKTDPKLVYSKERGVALSYYMREHNLKFQADYAYLDGGTVENLGSHRIRAQIQIFL; this is encoded by the coding sequence ATGAGTTCGCATTCTATTTCGAAACCGATTCGGTCCCGATTCATTCCATCCGGTGTGACAGTCCTTCTTACCTGCACTCTTCTCCTCCCCTCCCTTTCCCCCGAATCGAAAGAAAATACTGCTGCTTCCGTTCCGACGAATAAGACCAAAAAGAAGAAAAAAATCGGAAAGGAAATCGCGACCGTCCAAGCTAAGCCACAAGACAACGTGCTCTTGGATATGGATTTCGGTAAAGGGATCTCTTTGCAAACTCCCGATTTGCAAAGCTTCCTAAATATCCGGGCGAGACTACAGGAAAGAGCCACGGAAACCATCGTGCACGAACAAGACGATACCCGGGAAGAAACGGAACTCCAAACCAGAAGAGCGAGGCTTACTCTCGCGGGAAATTTTTTAGGCAAGGATTGGCAATATTATATTCAATTTTCCTTTTCCAATTTGGATATGGAGAAGGATAGGCCCGTACCTCTTAGAGATGCCAGCATTTCTTACACGGGATTTCGTAACGCAAATCTTAAGATCGGGCAAATGAAAGTTCCCTTCAATCGACAAAGATTCATTTCCGACGGAGTCCAAGAATTCGTGGATCGTACGATGGCTAACGACGAGCTGAATTTGGATAGAGACGTAGGAATCCTAGTCTCCTCGGGAGATTTATTCGGTTTGGATCGTTTCGGATATTCCGCGGGAATCTTCGGAGGAGACGGACGAAATCGGACTTCGGAGGCGTCGGGAGTTCTTCTCAGTGGTAAACTTACCTATTTCCCGATCAGAACCTTCCAAGATAATGGGGAACCGGATCTGAAAAGAACCGATCGCCCGAACCTTTCCTTTTCCTTGATGGGCGCGTCCAATCGAAACACGAACCGGGATCATTCCACCTTCGGAAATACTTACGAATTCGCCCGATTCGATTATTCCCATGCAGGTGCGGAGTTTCTTTTTCAATGGAAAGGAGTATCCGTCTCCGGAGAATCCGTGGCGAGAAAAGCAAATTCTCCTTTCGTGGAGAAAACGATCGGAACGGAAACGCATAGGGAATATTCCAGATCCGTAAAAGGAGGGTTCCTACAGATCGGATACCTGTTTCCGAATAATTTGGGAGTCGCAATCCGCTATTCCGAATATCGTCCTTGGGGAAAAACGGATCCCAAATTGGTTTACTCGAAGGAAAGAGGCGTAGCCTTATCTTATTATATGAGAGAGCATAATCTGAAATTCCAAGCGGACTACGCCTATCTGGACGGAGGAACGGTGGAGAACCTGGGCTCTCATAGAATTCGAGCTCAAATTCAAATTTTTCTGTAA